The proteins below come from a single Anderseniella sp. Alg231-50 genomic window:
- a CDS encoding S1C family serine protease — protein MVLEMKKQLVAPMLAMLALGLIAPTAGARDLSPMEIARKSVVTVLPVWPGRPANMDEPEGSGVVIGDGSTIVTADHVLGPVQDQVPVLVRDDDGTSYRARVVARHKASDLAVLRIDQKLPAIAGRGSEPGLGDEVCAIGNAFGVGLSLSCGRISAVHRAGVGFNAIEDFIQTDAAVNPGMSGGALVDMQGRFTGMLSAIFTKRADANIGVNFAVDARLVEVIADALAGTGRFVPARTGVLLRAVPRKGEAGRQGALVVKIVPGLAGDKSGLKAGDTVYLANGRRIRKPHDWLSVMAGRRPGEQVELSGLRDGKPLQWTMGE, from the coding sequence ATGGTCCTGGAGATGAAGAAACAGCTTGTTGCGCCGATGCTGGCAATGCTTGCGCTGGGCCTGATCGCACCAACCGCCGGTGCACGAGACCTTTCGCCCATGGAGATAGCGCGCAAGTCGGTGGTGACAGTGCTGCCGGTCTGGCCGGGAAGGCCAGCCAATATGGACGAGCCGGAAGGAAGCGGTGTTGTCATTGGCGATGGCAGCACAATCGTGACCGCGGATCATGTGCTGGGGCCGGTTCAGGACCAGGTACCGGTGCTGGTGCGTGATGATGATGGAACCAGCTATCGTGCCCGCGTGGTTGCACGCCACAAGGCAAGTGACCTTGCCGTGCTCAGGATCGATCAGAAATTGCCGGCAATTGCCGGACGCGGCAGCGAACCGGGCCTGGGTGATGAAGTATGCGCCATCGGAAACGCGTTCGGCGTCGGCCTGTCTCTCAGTTGCGGCCGGATATCTGCGGTGCATCGCGCTGGCGTCGGGTTCAACGCCATTGAAGATTTCATCCAGACGGATGCTGCCGTGAACCCGGGCATGTCGGGCGGCGCGCTGGTGGACATGCAGGGCCGTTTTACAGGCATGCTGTCTGCCATCTTCACCAAGCGGGCGGATGCCAACATAGGGGTGAACTTTGCGGTTGATGCGAGACTGGTCGAGGTCATTGCCGACGCTCTTGCCGGTACCGGCCGGTTTGTCCCGGCCAGGACGGGCGTGCTGCTGCGCGCTGTGCCGCGCAAAGGCGAGGCAGGCCGGCAGGGCGCGCTGGTGGTGAAAATCGTGCCGGGACTGGCCGGCGACAAGTCAGGGCTCAAGGCGGGTGATACCGTCTATCTGGCAAATGGCAGGCGTATCCGCAAACCCCACGACTGGCTGTCGGTCATGGCCGGCAGGCGGCCCGGCGAGCAGGTTGAGCTGTCGGGCCTGCGCGACGGCAAACCGTTGCAATGGACCATGGGTGAATAG
- a CDS encoding M23 family metallopeptidase has translation MTETARKLSIDDLAVDNTDFFLVPKQKSNNFQLVSLVAFTLFGGAAAAGLALSWPSTTQGVIANSWQMQGAQSANHSAQPASLIQTSTKGDFNGAIAKAVSASPMQPLSVAYIQGQPDTSGINATGDLLSQNSYPAPGNTALTYGEPIILENSIELASLPDASNSTSVSKTLPPEPVDEEVVLRRGDTLIGRMVNLGVTIESARAVAAAIEPVFPGRLVRTGQRFSVTLDKQQDFYGNEVIAPVRVSFTPPGGEELIVESDDDGRYIATIGGKKAKPLSRIANAPHYRAKAKVSSSVYAAARDNGVPGYVINAAMKVLGHNIDLQRQIHSGDQIDLFYGNPLSGSSTKRKVLHYAKLRTSGRDHIYYRFTDAKGHTSYYDENGVGSNKSLMRTPISGGRITSGFGMRRHPLLGYNKLHTGIDFGAARGTPIKAAGDGVVVHAGWRGSYGRTVVIKHAKKYSTLYAHMSKTAKLKKGQKVRQGQVIGYVGTTGRSTGPHLHYEVRKRGRPINPRRVQVASSGRKLKGKDLRAFKQQKRKVLALMQEAPSSIQIAQVNGQ, from the coding sequence TTGACAGAGACCGCTCGTAAACTAAGCATCGATGATCTGGCTGTCGACAACACCGATTTTTTCCTGGTCCCAAAACAGAAATCCAATAATTTCCAGCTGGTTAGCCTGGTGGCGTTTACACTGTTCGGTGGAGCCGCCGCTGCCGGTCTTGCATTGAGCTGGCCGTCTACCACGCAAGGCGTGATCGCCAACAGCTGGCAGATGCAGGGAGCTCAGTCGGCAAATCATTCAGCCCAGCCTGCAAGCCTCATCCAGACATCCACCAAGGGCGATTTCAACGGTGCCATCGCCAAGGCGGTTTCCGCCAGTCCGATGCAGCCATTGTCGGTGGCCTATATCCAGGGCCAGCCGGACACAAGTGGCATCAACGCAACCGGCGATTTGCTGTCGCAGAACAGCTATCCGGCTCCAGGCAACACTGCGCTGACCTATGGCGAGCCAATCATTCTTGAAAACAGCATCGAGCTTGCCTCTTTGCCCGATGCAAGCAATTCCACCAGCGTCTCCAAGACATTGCCGCCGGAACCGGTGGATGAAGAAGTTGTTCTGCGCCGGGGCGACACGCTGATCGGCCGCATGGTCAATCTCGGTGTTACCATCGAAAGTGCCCGCGCGGTCGCAGCGGCAATCGAACCGGTTTTCCCCGGCCGCCTGGTTCGCACTGGCCAGAGGTTCTCCGTAACGCTCGACAAGCAGCAGGATTTCTACGGCAATGAAGTTATCGCGCCGGTGCGGGTATCGTTTACACCGCCGGGTGGCGAGGAACTGATCGTTGAGTCCGACGATGACGGTCGTTACATCGCAACCATTGGCGGCAAGAAAGCCAAGCCGCTGTCGCGTATCGCCAATGCGCCGCACTATCGCGCCAAGGCAAAGGTATCGTCTTCGGTTTACGCGGCTGCTCGCGACAACGGTGTTCCGGGTTATGTAATCAACGCCGCCATGAAGGTGCTTGGTCACAATATCGACCTGCAGCGCCAGATTCATTCCGGTGATCAGATTGACCTGTTCTACGGAAATCCGCTCAGCGGCTCGTCGACAAAGCGTAAAGTTCTGCATTATGCCAAGTTGCGCACATCCGGCCGCGACCACATCTACTACCGGTTCACCGACGCAAAGGGCCACACGTCGTACTATGACGAAAACGGCGTGGGTTCCAACAAATCACTGATGCGCACACCCATTTCCGGCGGCCGCATAACGTCCGGTTTTGGCATGCGGCGTCATCCGCTGCTCGGCTATAACAAGCTCCACACCGGCATCGATTTTGGCGCTGCCCGCGGCACGCCGATCAAGGCAGCCGGTGATGGTGTCGTGGTACATGCCGGCTGGCGTGGCTCCTATGGCCGTACCGTCGTCATCAAGCACGCCAAGAAGTATTCGACCCTGTATGCCCATATGAGCAAGACCGCCAAGCTGAAAAAGGGCCAGAAGGTCCGCCAGGGTCAGGTTATCGGCTATGTCGGTACAACCGGCCGGTCCACCGGTCCTCACCTGCACTATGAAGTGCGCAAACGCGGGCGCCCGATCAATCCTCGCCGCGTGCAGGTGGCATCATCCGGCCGCAAGTTGAAGGGCAAGGATCTGCGGGCATTCAAGCAGCAGAAGAGGAAAGTCCTGGCTCTCATGCAGGAAGCGCCATCCTCGATCCAGATCGCCCAGGTCAACGGCCAGTAG
- a CDS encoding MFS transporter has translation MTKVNRQGPSPAQASTAKTPAARPNWRALLQSGVLLRFIFLGLGIWLHAADELIISTLITDIVGDIGGIELLGWNLALYELGSILAGAAMGLQIARTGLRTGFAMSALAYAAGCTISALAPAMEVMLLGRLAQGFGGGGLVAVAFIAVEKLFDRSIWPQLFALLSAIWGVSAFLGPLIGGLFAQADWWRGAFWFFGIQAAALAAAAYIIIPAQHVTGAPDNNGSAPGAGLSSAQNGSAPGVFPARRLAVLAVSIIAIAWSGITDNLTAAIVAGCAGLAGVFAFLAIDQNRAAGHILPSAIRTRGSTARNSLVMVFCLAASTVSFAVFGPVLLRVLHQLSALETGYVIALESIGWSVAAIALANQPEHREKLIIRTGASLVLIALTGFAVTMVSGPVWLICMFAVLMGAGFGMFWSFIIRRLVEAVDEDERSIAAASIPLVQRIAYALGAAVAGLVANSAGFSGGLSAQTSQIVAIWVFVAFIPVAIIGVFAGFKMSAR, from the coding sequence GTGACCAAAGTCAACCGTCAAGGCCCGTCACCGGCACAGGCGTCAACAGCGAAGACACCGGCTGCGCGGCCAAACTGGCGCGCATTGTTGCAGTCCGGGGTGCTGTTGCGGTTTATTTTCCTCGGGCTTGGCATCTGGCTGCACGCTGCCGATGAACTGATCATCTCAACTCTGATCACCGATATCGTCGGTGACATCGGCGGCATTGAACTTTTGGGATGGAACCTGGCTCTATACGAACTCGGATCAATTCTGGCCGGCGCCGCCATGGGCCTGCAGATCGCCCGCACGGGATTGCGCACAGGTTTCGCCATGTCGGCCCTCGCCTATGCGGCCGGCTGCACGATATCGGCGCTGGCTCCTGCCATGGAGGTCATGCTACTTGGCCGGCTCGCCCAGGGCTTTGGCGGCGGCGGGCTCGTGGCGGTGGCGTTCATTGCAGTGGAGAAGCTGTTCGACAGGTCCATCTGGCCGCAATTGTTTGCCCTGCTGTCGGCGATATGGGGGGTATCGGCATTCCTCGGCCCGCTGATCGGCGGCCTGTTCGCGCAGGCGGACTGGTGGCGCGGCGCGTTCTGGTTTTTCGGTATCCAGGCAGCAGCACTGGCTGCCGCCGCCTACATTATAATACCTGCACAACACGTTACCGGCGCACCGGACAACAATGGCAGCGCACCGGGGGCCGGCCTCTCATCCGCTCAAAACGGCTCCGCACCCGGCGTTTTTCCGGCCCGCCGGCTGGCCGTTCTGGCCGTCTCGATCATCGCAATTGCCTGGTCCGGCATCACCGATAATCTGACAGCGGCGATCGTGGCCGGGTGTGCTGGTCTGGCCGGTGTGTTTGCCTTCCTGGCGATCGACCAGAATCGCGCTGCCGGTCATATTCTTCCATCCGCAATCCGGACCCGAGGCAGCACCGCCCGCAACTCGCTTGTGATGGTTTTCTGCCTGGCCGCATCGACGGTCTCATTCGCCGTTTTCGGACCTGTACTGCTGCGCGTCCTGCATCAACTCTCAGCCCTGGAAACAGGTTATGTTATTGCTTTGGAATCAATAGGTTGGTCAGTTGCCGCCATTGCGCTGGCGAACCAGCCCGAGCACCGGGAAAAGCTGATCATCAGAACCGGCGCGAGCCTGGTGCTCATCGCGCTGACGGGATTTGCCGTGACGATGGTTTCAGGCCCCGTCTGGTTGATCTGCATGTTTGCTGTCTTGATGGGCGCGGGCTTCGGCATGTTCTGGAGTTTCATCATCCGGCGGCTGGTCGAGGCCGTTGACGAAGACGAACGCTCCATTGCGGCGGCGTCAATTCCGCTGGTGCAGCGAATCGCGTATGCCCTGGGCGCGGCCGTTGCAGGACTTGTTGCCAACTCTGCGGGCTTTTCCGGCGGGCTTTCGGCCCAGACTTCGCAGATTGTCGCCATCTGGGTTTTTGTCGCGTTTATTCCAGTTGCCATAATTGGGGTTTTTGCAGGCTTCAAAATGTCTGCAAGATGA
- a CDS encoding helix-turn-helix domain-containing protein, whose product MNDSRQQLLHILKTLGPRSTSSLANRLEMTLAGARKHLKLLEQEKLVASSGIAGGVGRPDMVWRLTKTGHDRFPDTHDSLTLDLIGSIRSVFGEAGLDKLIAARESETTKRYAHALGSAGSLRQKVERLAELRSEEGYMAQAEQIDDRTWRLAENHCPVCAAASVCQGLCRSELAVFRQVLGKSVTVERDEYLLDGARRCSYLIRSLVAAPARAAGS is encoded by the coding sequence ATGAACGATAGCCGCCAGCAATTGCTGCACATCCTGAAAACACTCGGTCCGCGATCCACATCAAGCCTGGCAAACCGGCTTGAAATGACCCTGGCAGGTGCTCGCAAGCACCTCAAGCTCCTGGAACAGGAAAAGCTGGTTGCGTCGAGCGGCATTGCCGGTGGGGTCGGCAGGCCTGACATGGTGTGGCGGTTGACAAAGACCGGCCACGACCGGTTTCCCGACACTCATGACAGCCTGACACTCGACCTGATCGGCTCGATCCGCTCCGTCTTCGGCGAGGCCGGCCTGGACAAACTGATCGCTGCCCGCGAAAGCGAAACCACAAAGCGCTATGCCCATGCTCTTGGCTCCGCCGGTTCGCTGCGCCAGAAAGTCGAACGCCTGGCCGAGCTGCGCAGCGAGGAAGGATATATGGCGCAGGCCGAACAGATCGATGACCGGACATGGCGGCTGGCGGAAAATCATTGCCCGGTGTGCGCTGCAGCCAGCGTCTGTCAGGGCCTGTGCCGGTCCGAACTGGCCGTCTTCAGGCAAGTGCTCGGTAAATCGGTCACGGTGGAACGCGACGAGTACCTGCTGGATGGCGCGCGGCGCTGCTCCTATCTCATCCGGTCGCTCGTTGCGGCCCCTGCACGGGCTGCGGGCTCGTGA